CATATGACACATCTATTGATCAAGTTAAAGAATTATTAACTGATATAGCTAAAAACCATGCTTTAATTCTTCAAGATAAAGATATCTTTGTAAGACTTAGTAAACATAACTCAAGCTCTTTAGACTTCACAATGAGGGTTTGGGCTAAGAAAGAAAATTACTGGGATGTTTTCTTTGATTTACAAGAACTTGTTAAAAAGAGATTCGATCAAGAAGGAATTGAAATCCCATACAACAAACTTGATGTTTATCAAAAATAATTAAACGAGGTGCATATTTTTGAAAAATTTTATTTTAACTTTAAAAGAAAGCATAATTAATGGAAATAGTATTACTTTTGATGATGCTGAAAAACTTATAAATTTAGATATAGATATTAATAAAAACGAAATTCTTTTTCTATCAGATTGTGCAAATGAAATTAGAAAATTCTTTTGTGGAGAAAAATTTAACTTATGCACTATAATGAATGCTAAATCAGGAAAGTGCCCAGAAGACTGCAAATATTGCGCTCAATCTGCCCACTTTAAAACGGCTTCACCTGTTTATCCTCTAACTAATAAAGAGGAAGCTTTAAATTTAGCTTTAAATGTTGAGAAAGAAGGAGCTAATCGTTTTGCATTAGTCACTAGTGGTCGAGGATTACTTACAGAAAAAGATACCTTAGAAGTTGCAAATCTTTATAAATATATGAAAAGAAATAGTAATATTCATCTATGTGCTTCACATGGATTACTTACTAAAGAATCTGCAAAATCTTTAAAAGAAGCAGGGGTAAAAACATATCACCACAATTTAGAAACTTCTAGAGATTTTTATGATAAAATCTGTACAACTCATACATATCAAGATAGAGTTGATACAATTCT
The window above is part of the Cetobacterium somerae ATCC BAA-474 genome. Proteins encoded here:
- the bioB gene encoding biotin synthase BioB, with protein sequence MKNFILTLKESIINGNSITFDDAEKLINLDIDINKNEILFLSDCANEIRKFFCGEKFNLCTIMNAKSGKCPEDCKYCAQSAHFKTASPVYPLTNKEEALNLALNVEKEGANRFALVTSGRGLLTEKDTLEVANLYKYMKRNSNIHLCASHGLLTKESAKSLKEAGVKTYHHNLETSRDFYDKICTTHTYQDRVDTILIAQEAGLEVCSGGIFGLGESRVDRLNMAFELKNLNVKSIPLNFLTPIAGTPMADYSPLDPMEIIKTIAVYRFINPDSSLRYAGGRLQLGDLEIQGIKGGINSALTGNFLTTTGSTIASDKEMVVKEGFTLDK